In Bradyrhizobium guangxiense, the following are encoded in one genomic region:
- a CDS encoding metallophosphoesterase family protein, protein MRCLVVADLHYSLPQLDWLVNAAPQFDLLIFAGDALDIGSMGDFRAQIVVVKKYLALLAAKTRVILCSGNHDLDERNVEGEKISRWISEVRELGIACDGDSLTIGDILFTVCPWWDGPLVKQRLVEQLRDAAANRPQRWIWAHHAPPADSPTSWGGKRFFGDVELVQWIMQYQPSMVISGHVHQSPFITNGSWFDRLGQTWVFNTGLQPGRPPTYIVLDLDAERAFWLAAGEAQWIDLAAPLKRPAAPIEAPPDWLTFLDQIADPSLARPQAAAG, encoded by the coding sequence ATGCGCTGCTTGGTCGTGGCCGACCTGCACTACTCGCTGCCGCAGCTCGACTGGCTGGTCAACGCGGCGCCGCAATTCGACCTCTTGATCTTCGCCGGCGATGCGCTCGACATCGGCTCGATGGGGGATTTTCGCGCGCAGATCGTGGTGGTGAAGAAGTACCTGGCGCTGCTTGCGGCAAAGACCCGCGTGATCCTCTGCTCCGGCAATCACGACCTCGACGAGCGCAATGTAGAGGGCGAAAAGATTTCGCGCTGGATCTCGGAGGTGCGCGAGCTTGGCATTGCCTGCGACGGCGACAGCCTCACCATCGGGGACATCCTGTTCACGGTGTGCCCGTGGTGGGACGGGCCCCTGGTCAAGCAGCGCCTCGTCGAGCAGTTGCGCGATGCCGCCGCCAACCGGCCGCAGCGCTGGATCTGGGCACATCACGCGCCGCCGGCGGATTCACCGACCAGCTGGGGCGGCAAGCGCTTCTTCGGCGATGTCGAGCTGGTGCAGTGGATCATGCAGTACCAGCCGTCGATGGTGATCTCGGGCCATGTGCATCAATCGCCCTTCATCACCAATGGATCATGGTTCGACCGGCTGGGACAGACCTGGGTCTTCAACACCGGCCTGCAACCGGGCCGCCCTCCGACCTACATCGTGCTGGATCTCGATGCAGAGAGGGCGTTCTGGCTGGCGGCCGGCGAAGCGCAGTGGATCGACCTTGCTGCGCCGCTGAAGCGGCCCGCAGCTCCCATTGAAGCGCCACCCGACTGGCTCACATTCTTGGATCAGATTGCCGATCCGAGCCTGGCGAGACCTCAAGCGGCGGCAGGTTGA
- a CDS encoding Crp/Fnr family transcriptional regulator has translation MRAVLDYCTGGTERRGAAGTLVVTEGGTSGHLYVLMQGKLEVLKGEMVVATVTEPGAILGEMSVLLGLPHTATVRACSDAVVYEFEDAASFLKQEPGIALLIAKMLAQRLNVANTYLADLKRQYAGHGTHLAMVGEVLQSMINLPPLEVSPGSDRQSDPRM, from the coding sequence ATGCGCGCAGTCCTGGATTATTGCACCGGCGGAACGGAACGGCGGGGTGCAGCCGGCACGCTGGTGGTCACAGAGGGTGGCACCAGCGGTCATCTCTATGTGCTGATGCAAGGCAAGCTCGAGGTACTCAAAGGCGAGATGGTGGTCGCCACCGTCACAGAACCCGGCGCGATTCTCGGCGAGATGTCCGTGCTGCTGGGCCTGCCGCATACGGCGACGGTGCGAGCCTGCTCCGATGCCGTCGTCTATGAGTTCGAGGACGCCGCCTCGTTCCTCAAGCAGGAGCCGGGCATCGCGTTGCTGATCGCCAAGATGCTGGCGCAGCGGCTCAACGTCGCCAACACCTATCTTGCTGATCTCAAGCGGCAATATGCCGGCCACGGCACGCATCTGGCCATGGTCGGCGAGGTGCTGCAGAGCATGATCAACCTGCCGCCGCTTGAGGTCTCGCCAGGCTCGGATCGGCAATCTGATCCAAGAATGTGA
- a CDS encoding GNAT family N-acetyltransferase: MSQPFPGEVVAPVELAEAKGIVCIRTACASDVENLSVYFIDLSATSRNKRFSGARADPGVVAAEWIARSSLDNFTLLAELREEGRGRIIGEARYAYDAAARHGEFAISIADAFQRRGLGLQMMTAMERRAIDLGHEMIAAETARTNVEMRGLAKKAGFDDTGLGDWQSVHLAKRLSRPR, from the coding sequence ATGTCACAGCCGTTTCCGGGAGAGGTCGTCGCGCCGGTCGAACTGGCCGAAGCGAAGGGTATCGTCTGCATCAGGACCGCCTGCGCGTCCGACGTGGAGAACCTGTCGGTCTATTTCATCGACCTGTCCGCGACATCCCGCAACAAGCGATTCAGCGGTGCGCGCGCAGACCCCGGCGTGGTCGCCGCGGAGTGGATCGCCAGGAGCAGTCTCGACAATTTCACCTTGCTCGCCGAGCTCAGGGAGGAGGGGCGGGGCAGGATCATCGGCGAAGCGCGATACGCCTATGATGCGGCCGCGCGCCATGGCGAGTTTGCCATCTCGATCGCCGACGCCTTCCAGCGCCGGGGTCTTGGCCTCCAGATGATGACGGCGATGGAAAGGCGTGCGATCGATCTCGGCCACGAGATGATCGCCGCCGAGACGGCGCGCACGAACGTCGAGATGCGTGGCCTCGCCAAGAAGGCGGGCTTCGACGACACCGGGCTCGGAGACTGGCAGTCGGTCCACCTCGCCAAACGCCTGTCGCGCCCGCGTTGA
- a CDS encoding acyltransferase family protein, with protein MFTLERSKNDTSIGLDLLRALAAQMVCVGHAWNLTFNDGNAFSNHTNARSTFIPYIGVMLFFVLSGFVIAYTLHSRSRRPEYSFGEYAIERFARIYSAYLPALILIAGLDALSLSLGAPIEPNHIIDFLKNLVMLQGYPADWAGYTFGTAGQLSSLAAEFHIYFFVGGAFFFCIGRNRIATALVALAFVFMPLSYLREEAMSDRNLFALWLAGFGGYFICNGMQIERHACRIAGIIAIIALWYWISRRHGDGDEYRLSAYLPFAIAFVCFCIATQSTHILARLERPITVAANYSFSLFLIHVSIIKPLIYWWPLSKTSGLLTAIVVANIAAAAFAQLTEAKHRQLASRLKETFGMGPMVDRQVIGAQNTR; from the coding sequence ATGTTTACGCTTGAGCGGTCTAAGAACGACACGTCGATCGGACTCGACCTATTGCGTGCCTTGGCGGCACAGATGGTGTGCGTCGGTCACGCATGGAATCTGACCTTCAACGATGGCAACGCCTTCAGCAATCACACCAATGCACGCTCTACCTTCATCCCGTACATCGGGGTGATGTTGTTCTTCGTACTGTCCGGTTTCGTTATCGCCTACACGCTGCACTCGAGATCGCGCCGTCCAGAGTATAGTTTTGGCGAGTATGCCATTGAACGCTTTGCGAGGATTTACTCCGCCTATCTTCCGGCGCTGATTTTGATCGCCGGTCTTGATGCACTGTCACTCTCCCTCGGCGCTCCGATCGAGCCGAATCACATCATCGATTTTCTTAAAAACCTGGTGATGCTGCAGGGCTATCCTGCTGACTGGGCTGGCTACACATTTGGGACCGCGGGGCAGCTCAGTTCGCTTGCTGCAGAATTTCACATCTACTTCTTTGTCGGCGGCGCGTTCTTTTTCTGCATCGGGCGAAATCGCATCGCTACGGCCCTGGTAGCGCTGGCCTTCGTTTTCATGCCGCTCTCCTATTTGCGGGAAGAAGCGATGAGTGATCGCAATCTTTTCGCATTGTGGCTTGCCGGATTCGGCGGCTACTTCATCTGCAACGGGATGCAGATCGAGCGACACGCCTGTCGCATTGCCGGCATTATTGCGATTATCGCGCTATGGTACTGGATATCTCGCAGGCATGGTGACGGCGATGAATATCGGTTGTCGGCCTATCTTCCATTCGCCATAGCATTCGTCTGTTTCTGCATCGCGACACAGTCAACGCATATCTTGGCACGATTGGAGCGACCGATCACCGTAGCGGCCAACTACTCTTTCTCTCTTTTCCTGATCCACGTTTCAATCATCAAGCCACTTATTTATTGGTGGCCGCTTTCAAAAACCAGCGGTCTTCTTACCGCAATCGTCGTCGCCAATATCGCTGCCGCTGCGTTTGCGCAGCTTACTGAAGCAAAACACCGACAGCTTGCGTCTCGGCTAAAAGAAACTTTTGGGATGGGACCTATGGTGGATCGGCAGGTTATTGGCGCCCAAAACACGCGATGA
- a CDS encoding di-trans,poly-cis-decaprenylcistransferase, producing MQSDMSCSEKLHVGIIMDGNGRWATRSGLSRVRGHEAGVETIRRVVEAAPKQGIGTLTLYAFSTDNWRRPKAEVAALMTLLRFYLASEVQSLVKNGVRLTVIGRRDRLPEGIAGAITRAEEATADGGALHLRIAVDYSARDAILNAAAKAAALTSITREAFSQLVTGEAGLRDVDLIIRTSGEKRLSDFLLWEGAYAELHFTERMWPEFDAGDLAAALTSFHGRERRFGGLQAILPEEVPSLSRV from the coding sequence ATGCAAAGTGACATGTCCTGTAGCGAGAAGCTTCATGTCGGCATCATCATGGACGGCAACGGACGATGGGCGACGCGCAGCGGCCTGTCGCGCGTGCGCGGCCACGAGGCCGGTGTCGAGACGATCCGCCGCGTCGTCGAGGCCGCGCCGAAGCAGGGCATCGGTACATTGACGCTCTACGCCTTCTCCACCGACAATTGGCGCAGGCCGAAGGCGGAGGTCGCCGCACTGATGACCTTGCTGCGCTTCTATCTCGCGAGCGAGGTGCAGAGCCTGGTCAAGAACGGCGTGCGCCTCACCGTGATCGGACGTCGCGACCGCCTGCCTGAGGGTATTGCAGGCGCGATCACACGCGCCGAGGAGGCGACCGCCGACGGCGGCGCGCTGCACCTGCGCATCGCGGTGGACTATTCCGCGCGCGACGCCATCCTCAATGCCGCGGCGAAGGCAGCCGCGTTGACCAGCATCACCCGCGAAGCCTTTTCGCAGCTCGTGACCGGCGAAGCCGGCTTGCGCGACGTCGATCTCATCATCCGCACCTCGGGCGAGAAGCGGCTGTCGGACTTCCTGCTCTGGGAAGGCGCCTATGCCGAGCTGCACTTCACCGAGCGGATGTGGCCCGAGTTCGACGCGGGCGATCTCGCCGCCGCCCTGACCTCTTTCCACGGCCGCGAGCGCCGTTTCGGCGGCCTTCAGGCGATCCTGCCCGAAGAGGTGCCGTCGCTCTCGCGGGTGTGA
- a CDS encoding transcriptional regulator produces MSKTDSAPFSYEGLDRVIHEKARLGLLTSLMAHPKGLAFADLKQLCGLTDGNLSRHLAVLQEAGLVDVIKGYEGNRPHTTCRLTKTGRRRFLDYLAVLERLVRDAAKAAGREAPPLGRLGIVST; encoded by the coding sequence ATGTCGAAGACTGACAGCGCGCCCTTCTCCTACGAAGGGCTCGACCGCGTGATCCACGAGAAGGCGAGGCTCGGGTTACTGACCTCGCTGATGGCGCATCCCAAGGGGCTGGCATTCGCCGATCTCAAGCAGCTGTGCGGCCTCACCGACGGCAATCTCAGCCGGCACCTTGCCGTGCTCCAGGAGGCCGGCCTCGTCGACGTGATCAAGGGCTATGAGGGCAACCGCCCGCACACCACCTGCCGCCTCACCAAGACCGGGCGCCGCCGTTTCCTCGATTATCTCGCCGTGCTCGAACGCCTGGTGCGCGACGCCGCCAAGGCCGCCGGGCGCGAGGCGCCGCCGCTCGGCCGCCTCGGCATCGTCTCGACCTGA
- a CDS encoding S1C family serine protease, with the protein MWLRSFIIASLLQVVVAGVANAAGPFGSVNVGNWIGGAFSNDQTGAFSHCAATTPYANGVILVVSQNAAGTWSLAFASPGYRFNKGENAAIDVTFDGQEQARLYATAYQSNMLTAIMPLNVVRTFQKASLMVATAGRAVLNFDLTSTGPVIAALANCVSKVKADGLDKAGDFTKGTAKPAATAEKQAAPPAGKSAKSKSGTGFVVSANGHVVTNHHVIDGCSDLKGNLTGEAATALRVVSSDATNDLALLQAPSTATFKEFARIRDRSIRSGDSVVAIGFPYRGLLSSDFTVTTGIVSSLSGMRNDSRFLQISAPVQPGNSGGPLFDTAGQIVGVVTGKLDNLRIAVATGNIPENINFAIKTGALRDFLDNSVVPYQTAEPKGELKTTDIAANARAYTMLISCTGTEQADAKR; encoded by the coding sequence ATGTGGCTTAGATCATTCATCATCGCGTCCTTGTTGCAGGTAGTTGTCGCGGGAGTTGCGAATGCGGCGGGACCGTTCGGCAGCGTCAATGTCGGCAACTGGATCGGCGGCGCCTTCAGCAATGACCAGACGGGCGCCTTCTCCCATTGTGCGGCGACAACTCCTTACGCAAACGGCGTCATCCTCGTCGTGAGCCAGAATGCCGCCGGCACCTGGTCGCTCGCTTTTGCAAGTCCCGGCTACCGCTTCAACAAGGGTGAGAACGCCGCGATCGACGTCACCTTTGACGGGCAGGAGCAAGCCAGGCTGTACGCGACGGCGTACCAGTCCAACATGCTCACGGCCATCATGCCGCTCAATGTCGTGCGGACGTTTCAGAAGGCGAGTCTTATGGTGGCGACGGCCGGCCGCGCCGTTTTGAATTTCGATCTGACATCGACCGGGCCGGTCATCGCGGCCCTGGCCAATTGCGTGAGCAAGGTGAAAGCCGACGGGCTCGACAAGGCCGGCGATTTCACCAAGGGTACGGCCAAGCCGGCAGCCACGGCAGAGAAGCAGGCCGCGCCGCCGGCCGGCAAGTCCGCCAAGTCCAAGAGTGGCACCGGCTTCGTGGTCAGCGCCAATGGGCACGTCGTCACGAACCACCACGTGATCGACGGTTGCAGTGACCTCAAGGGCAATCTCACGGGCGAGGCCGCAACGGCGTTGCGCGTCGTATCGAGCGATGCAACCAACGATCTCGCCCTCTTGCAGGCGCCGTCGACGGCGACGTTCAAGGAGTTTGCCCGGATCCGCGACCGCTCGATCCGCTCGGGCGATTCCGTCGTCGCGATCGGCTTTCCCTACCGCGGGCTACTGAGCTCGGACTTCACCGTGACCACCGGTATCGTGAGCTCGCTCAGTGGCATGCGCAACGATTCGCGTTTCCTGCAGATCAGTGCGCCTGTGCAGCCAGGCAACAGCGGAGGCCCGCTGTTCGATACCGCCGGTCAGATCGTCGGCGTGGTCACGGGAAAGCTCGACAATCTGCGGATCGCGGTCGCAACCGGCAACATCCCGGAGAACATCAATTTCGCCATCAAGACCGGGGCGCTGCGCGACTTTCTCGACAATTCCGTGGTGCCGTACCAGACCGCCGAGCCCAAGGGCGAGCTGAAGACCACCGACATCGCCGCCAACGCCCGCGCCTACACGATGCTGATCTCATGTACCGGCACGGAACAGGCCGACGCGAAGCGGTGA
- a CDS encoding DUF3551 domain-containing protein, producing the protein MRKTQLVLLTLGAAILAGFATITPAAARDYPWCAQGGEFDYPGECAYSSYEQCQASVSGRLLYCDRNPRFAYGQGQPQQPRPPRRTRPVAPY; encoded by the coding sequence ATGCGCAAGACGCAATTGGTGCTGCTAACGCTCGGTGCGGCGATCCTGGCCGGCTTCGCCACCATCACGCCCGCAGCCGCCCGCGACTATCCCTGGTGCGCCCAGGGCGGCGAGTTTGATTATCCCGGCGAATGCGCCTACAGCAGCTATGAACAATGCCAGGCCAGCGTATCCGGCCGGCTGCTGTACTGCGATCGCAACCCGCGCTTCGCGTACGGCCAGGGGCAGCCGCAGCAACCACGGCCGCCGCGGCGCACGCGGCCCGTCGCACCGTACTGA
- a CDS encoding Bug family tripartite tricarboxylate transporter substrate binding protein, translated as MITRRTALGLLAASPLAATPLSKALAADYPARPVKWVVGYPPGGATDILARLIGQRLSEKFGQQFVIENKPGAGNNIGTESVVNAEPDGYTLQLVNPANYINASLYANLKFNFVRDIAPVASFQRVPNVMTVNKDVPAKNVAEFIEYVKANPGKVNMASSGNGTSVHLSGEMFMAMTGCKMQHVPYRGAAPAITDMLGGQVQVIFDNMPSIIQHIRSGSLRAIGVTTAQRSPQLPDVQAISETVKDYEASALFGMGAPKNTPKEIITKLNSEINTLMKEPDMTKRLVELGGEPRVQTPEAFGEEIKAETEKWKKVVEFAGLKVE; from the coding sequence ATGATCACTCGCCGTACCGCGCTGGGCCTGCTCGCCGCCAGTCCGCTTGCAGCCACCCCGCTGTCGAAGGCCCTTGCCGCCGATTATCCGGCTCGGCCCGTGAAATGGGTGGTCGGCTATCCGCCGGGCGGCGCCACCGACATCCTGGCGCGACTGATCGGCCAGCGGCTCTCGGAGAAGTTCGGCCAACAATTCGTGATCGAGAACAAGCCGGGCGCCGGCAACAACATCGGCACCGAATCGGTCGTCAACGCCGAGCCCGACGGCTACACACTGCAGCTGGTCAATCCGGCCAACTACATCAACGCCTCGCTCTACGCCAATCTGAAGTTCAACTTCGTGCGGGACATCGCGCCGGTCGCCTCGTTCCAGCGCGTGCCGAACGTGATGACCGTCAACAAGGACGTGCCGGCGAAGAACGTCGCCGAGTTCATCGAGTACGTGAAGGCCAATCCCGGCAAGGTCAACATGGCCTCGTCCGGCAACGGCACCTCGGTGCATCTGTCCGGCGAGATGTTCATGGCCATGACCGGCTGCAAGATGCAGCACGTGCCCTATCGCGGCGCGGCGCCTGCGATCACCGACATGCTCGGCGGCCAGGTGCAGGTGATCTTCGACAACATGCCCTCGATCATCCAGCACATTCGCTCCGGCTCGCTGCGCGCAATCGGCGTCACCACCGCGCAGCGCTCGCCGCAGCTGCCCGACGTGCAGGCGATCTCTGAGACCGTGAAGGACTACGAGGCCAGCGCGCTGTTCGGCATGGGCGCGCCGAAGAACACGCCAAAGGAGATCATTACCAAGCTCAACAGCGAGATCAACACGCTGATGAAGGAGCCCGACATGACCAAGCGCCTGGTCGAGCTCGGCGGCGAACCGCGGGTGCAGACCCCGGAAGCGTTCGGCGAGGAGATCAAGGCCGAGACCGAGAAGTGGAAGAAGGTCGTCGAGTTCGCCGGCCTCAAGGTCGAGTAG
- a CDS encoding VOC family protein — translation MPVKVEALDHLVINVSDVATTADWYRRILGMEVKVFDPGGGKAPRTSLHFGNQKINVRPRDADKVEWFTADHQTAGSEDLCFLTSAAPDEVVAHLQAHNVAIEEGPGPRQGARGTLRSVYCRDPDGSLIEISSYGD, via the coding sequence ATGCCGGTCAAGGTCGAAGCTCTCGATCATCTCGTGATCAACGTCTCCGATGTCGCGACCACCGCGGACTGGTACCGCAGGATTCTCGGCATGGAAGTCAAGGTGTTCGATCCCGGCGGCGGCAAAGCGCCGCGGACTTCACTTCATTTTGGTAACCAGAAGATCAACGTCCGGCCGCGCGATGCCGACAAGGTGGAATGGTTCACCGCGGACCACCAGACCGCCGGCAGCGAGGACCTCTGCTTCCTGACCTCGGCAGCGCCCGACGAGGTGGTGGCGCATTTGCAGGCACACAACGTTGCGATCGAGGAAGGCCCGGGCCCCAGGCAGGGCGCGCGCGGAACGCTGCGCTCGGTCTATTGCCGCGATCCGGATGGCAGCTTGATCGAGATCTCGTCCTACGGGGATTGA
- a CDS encoding AMP-binding protein, translated as MSLQQSTAGIVGPFDGLDVPWLLEMRARVRRDHPFLIWAPFDAPARRWSYGEFHERVGALAAGLAKRGVRPGEYVLIHLDNCIEALLAWFACVELGAIAVTTNTRSAPAEIAYFADHCGAVAAITQPAYVEVVAQNCRNIRWLAVTSHDAGAAPAQPVSRGDSFESLFADSAERPTRATDPLAPCSVQYTSGTTSRPKAVLWTHANALWGAKINAAHEDLHASDVHQAYLPLFHTNALAYSMLATLWVGAPCVIQPRFSASRFWGVAREHGATWTSTIPFCMKALLEQEIPKDHKFRLWGSAINEPPAFAGFGVKVIGWWGMTETITHGIVGEVDQPNIPMSIGRAAPEYQIRITDDDGRPTEVGGTGNLAIKGIPGLSLFAEYLHNEKATRESFDAHGFFLTGDRVERLQDGYIKFGDRAKDMLKVGGENVAASEIEQVIALVPGVREAAVVAKSHPMLDEVPVVFIIPQGGVAGAAPDLHERVMTACRKGLADFKVPREIRLVEDMPRSTLEKVAKAELRKMVG; from the coding sequence ATGTCACTTCAACAGAGCACAGCCGGAATCGTCGGCCCATTCGACGGGCTCGACGTGCCCTGGCTGCTCGAGATGCGCGCCAGGGTCCGTCGTGATCATCCGTTCCTGATCTGGGCGCCGTTCGACGCGCCGGCGCGGCGCTGGAGCTATGGTGAATTTCACGAGCGGGTCGGTGCGCTCGCCGCAGGCCTCGCCAAGCGCGGCGTGCGTCCAGGCGAATATGTGCTCATCCATCTCGACAATTGCATCGAGGCGCTGCTGGCCTGGTTTGCCTGTGTCGAGCTCGGCGCCATTGCGGTCACCACCAACACGCGCTCGGCGCCGGCGGAGATCGCATATTTCGCCGACCATTGCGGCGCGGTCGCCGCGATCACGCAGCCGGCCTATGTGGAAGTCGTCGCGCAGAACTGCCGCAACATTCGCTGGCTGGCGGTGACCTCGCACGATGCGGGCGCCGCGCCGGCACAGCCGGTCTCCCGCGGCGACAGCTTCGAATCCCTGTTCGCCGACAGCGCCGAGCGTCCGACGCGCGCGACCGATCCGCTCGCGCCGTGCAGCGTGCAATACACCTCGGGTACGACGTCGCGGCCGAAGGCGGTGCTGTGGACCCACGCCAACGCGCTGTGGGGTGCCAAGATCAACGCCGCGCATGAGGACTTGCATGCGAGTGACGTGCACCAGGCCTATCTGCCGCTGTTCCACACCAATGCGCTAGCCTATTCCATGCTCGCGACGCTGTGGGTCGGGGCCCCCTGCGTGATCCAGCCGCGCTTTTCCGCCAGCCGGTTCTGGGGCGTCGCGCGCGAGCACGGCGCGACGTGGACCTCGACGATTCCGTTCTGCATGAAGGCGCTGCTCGAGCAGGAGATCCCGAAAGACCACAAATTCCGTCTCTGGGGCTCGGCGATCAACGAGCCGCCGGCCTTCGCCGGCTTCGGCGTCAAGGTCATCGGATGGTGGGGCATGACCGAGACCATCACCCACGGCATCGTCGGCGAGGTCGACCAGCCCAATATCCCGATGTCGATCGGCCGCGCCGCTCCCGAATATCAGATCCGCATCACCGACGATGACGGCCGGCCGACCGAGGTCGGCGGCACCGGCAATCTCGCGATCAAGGGCATCCCCGGCCTGTCGCTGTTCGCCGAATATCTGCACAACGAGAAGGCGACGCGCGAGAGTTTTGACGCGCACGGCTTCTTCCTCACCGGCGATCGCGTCGAGCGGCTTCAAGACGGCTACATCAAGTTCGGCGACCGCGCCAAGGACATGTTGAAGGTCGGCGGCGAGAACGTCGCGGCCTCCGAGATCGAGCAGGTGATCGCGCTGGTGCCGGGCGTGCGCGAGGCCGCCGTGGTGGCGAAATCGCATCCGATGCTGGACGAGGTGCCTGTTGTCTTCATCATTCCGCAGGGCGGCGTGGCCGGCGCTGCGCCCGATCTGCACGAGCGCGTGATGACGGCCTGCCGCAAGGGTCTCGCCGACTTCAAGGTGCCGCGCG